One segment of Rickettsiales bacterium Ac37b DNA contains the following:
- a CDS encoding Transposase, which translates to MAYSLDLRKKVIHYVNKGYTREEAARIFGIGERTIYRWLSRSKSGNLAATRAAKPWKKLDPIKLLNEVSKNSNWLLSDFAKVFNVSTAAICLAFKTLGITRKKRPHSIVNGMKQNGNYFWQLSQTIKRKI; encoded by the coding sequence ATGGCATATTCCTTAGATTTACGTAAAAAAGTAATTCACTATGTTAATAAAGGTTATACCAGAGAAGAAGCTGCAAGAATTTTTGGCATAGGTGAAAGAACAATTTATAGATGGTTATCGAGATCGAAATCCGGGAATTTAGCAGCCACACGAGCAGCTAAGCCATGGAAGAAGCTTGATCCAATCAAATTATTAAACGAGGTGTCTAAAAACAGCAATTGGCTATTATCTGATTTTGCAAAGGTTTTTAATGTGTCTACAGCTGCTATCTGTTTGGCATTCAAGACTTTGGGGATCACACGAAAAAAAAGACCACACTCTATCGTGAACGGGATGAAGCAAAACGGCAATTATTTTTGGCAGCTATCGCAAACTATAAAGCGGAAGATATAG